The window TAGAACGCCGGCAGTTTGTCGAGGACCATCAGGAAGATGACCAGCGTGAGGGTCTCGACGACCAACTGGGTCAGCGCGAGGTCAGGGGCGGACGCGAGGACGTAGAACACCGCGACCATGAACCCCAGAATCGAGAGGGTCAGCACGCCCGAGATGTGCGAGGGCGCGATGGACACCGCAATCGCGCCGACGATGGCGACCCCCAGTACGAGCGCGATGGGGGCCGTGACTGCGAAGTTCGTGAACTCGGGCAGCGAGACGCTCGTCGCGGCGTAGCCGGAGAGCGCGAGCGCCGCGACGGCAGCCATCGCCCACGTCACGTAGGTCCGCAGTAGGCCGTTCTGGACGACCCCGCTCGCCGTGTCGCTCCAGTCGTTCAGACCGAAGACCGCCGAGTCGTAGTACCAGTTGGCGCGCAGGGCGTCCACGTCGGTCAGGCGGTTCACGCCGCGGTGAAGCCGACCGTAGAACGGGTAGGCCGCCGCGCCGACGACGAGCGTAATCGCGCTCATCGCCACTGCGGGAGTGAGGTGGGTCGGGAAGTAGTAGTGGAAGCCGCCGTGGAGGTCGGACTCCGGCGGGAGCGTACTCGCCCAGATTTCCTCGACGAAGTGGTCGAACGGCGCGAAGTGGATTCCGAACGTGCCGAGGACGCCGCCGAGGCTGATGAGGCCCGCGAGGACGCCGAGCAGGAGCGGCGGCGCGAGCATCGTCGTCGGCGGCGAGTGGACCTTGTGGAGGCCCGTCGGCTTCTCGCCGAAGAACAGCATCAGGAACCGGATGGAGTAGAGGAAGGTGAAGATACTCCCGAACACCGCGACCGCGGGGTAGAGCCACGCGAGTCCGCCCGCGTGCGCGGCGGCCTCCCACGCGGCCTTGAACAGGAGTTCCTTGGAGTAGAAGCCGTTGAACGGCGGGACTCCGGCCATCCCGAGCGCCGCGACGGCCGTGATGCCCGCGGTTATCGGGAGGTCGTCTTTCAACCCGCCCAGATTCTCTATCTTGCGCGTCCCGGCCTCGTGGGCGATGATGCCGGCCACGAGGAACAGCGCGGCCTTGAACGCCGCGTGGTTGACGATGTGGAACGCGCCGGTCTCACCCCCGAGTTCGGAGACGAAGCCGAACCCGGCCACGATGAGACCGAGGTGGCTGGCGGTCGAGTACGCCAGCAGTTCCTTGATGTCGGTCGCGCCGACCGCCAGAATCGCGGCGACCGTCATCGTCGTCAGACCGAGAACGGCGAACAGCAACTGCCACTCCTCGCCGACCAGAATCGGTCGGAAGCGCCCGAGGAGGTAGACGCCCGCCTTCACCATCGTGGCCGAGTGGAGGAACGCCGAGACCGGGGTGGGTGCCTCCATCGCGTTCGGCAGCCAGATGTGGAGCGGGA is drawn from Halorussus sp. MSC15.2 and contains these coding sequences:
- the mbhE gene encoding hydrogen gas-evolving membrane-bound hydrogenase subunit E; translation: MQPTPDPAASAVLAVVFLPFVAAALVPFVYRVLGERTAYYAAAVALACFGLVASQYGTHGAISVPWIPSLGVSVSLYVDGLSLLIGFLASGVGVLILTYSGGYMHGEPAQAKYYAALLAFMGSMLGVAFAADLIALFVFWELTSLSSFVLIGHYQRQKSSQYAARKSMLITVSGGLFMLVGFLLLHDVLLDVTSGANAFSIVWMLEHAELVQEQLREAGLFLPVLGLLGIGAAAKSAQVPLHIWLPNAMEAPTPVSAFLHSATMVKAGVYLLGRFRPILVGEEWQLLFAVLGLTTMTVAAILAVGATDIKELLAYSTASHLGLIVAGFGFVSELGGETGAFHIVNHAAFKAALFLVAGIIAHEAGTRKIENLGGLKDDLPITAGITAVAALGMAGVPPFNGFYSKELLFKAAWEAAAHAGGLAWLYPAVAVFGSIFTFLYSIRFLMLFFGEKPTGLHKVHSPPTTMLAPPLLLGVLAGLISLGGVLGTFGIHFAPFDHFVEEIWASTLPPESDLHGGFHYYFPTHLTPAVAMSAITLVVGAAAYPFYGRLHRGVNRLTDVDALRANWYYDSAVFGLNDWSDTASGVVQNGLLRTYVTWAMAAVAALALSGYAATSVSLPEFTNFAVTAPIALVLGVAIVGAIAVSIAPSHISGVLTLSILGFMVAVFYVLASAPDLALTQLVVETLTLVIFLMVLDKLPAFYGNAGRGKLMRDGVLSAVVGATVFVTVLVSTAATPDSITHFFTDPAVTIEEAGGHNIVNVILVDFRAFDTMGEISVVAMAALSVLTLVAMRERGETQ